A window of Variovorax paradoxus EPS genomic DNA:
CCTACAAGCTCAGCGCCGACAGCGCGCCCATTGGCTACACCAACGACATCTGCCTGAAGATCGTCGATGCGGTGAAGGCCAAGCTTGGTCTCTCGAAGATCGAGGTGCGCTACACGATGCTGAACTCGACCAACCGCATTCCGCTCCTGCAGAACGGCACGGTCGACCTCGACTGCGCGACCACCACCAACACCACGCAGCGCCAGGCGCAGGTCGATTTCGCGCCGAGCCATTTCGTGACCAACATCACCGCCGCGGTGCGCAAGAACTCGGGCATCAATGCACTGTCCGACCTCAACGGCAAGAACGTGGCCACGGTCTCGGGCAGCACCTCGATCCAGCTGCTGCGCGGCGCGCGCAAGAGCGGCACGATCGAAGTGAACGAGATCGCGGGCAAGGACACCTCCGACGGCTTTTTGCTGCTCTCGACCGGCCGCGCCGATGCCTACGTGCTCGACGACGTGCAGCTCGCCGGCATGATCGCCAGCGCCACCAACCCGGGCGAATACAAGCTCCTGAAGGAGTCGCTGCGCCAGGAGCCCTACGGAATCATGCTGCGCAAGGACGATCCGCAGTTCAAGGCGCTGGTCGATGAAACGGTCACCGGGCTCATGAAGTCGGGCGCCATCGAGCAGCTCTATGCCAAGTGGTTCATGTCGCCGGTTCCGCCGAAGAACGCGAACCTGAATTTCCCGATGTCCGACGCGGTGCGCGACATCTACAAGAACCCGAACAACAAGGGCGTCTGAGCACACACATGACGACCACCCTCGAAAACCACCCCCGCGGTCTCGCGTTCTCCGAGGCGCTGATGCGCGAGGTGAAGTCGCGCTTCCTCCTCGTGGACCGCGACCACCACGGCCACGAACGCCTGTACTTCGACAACGCCGGCGGCTCGTTTCGCCTGAAGGCCGCGGCCGAGCGCTTCGCACAGGTCGATGCGGTTCCCGACAACGCCGAGCGCATCCACGCGACCGCCGTCGAGCTGCAGCAGATCCAGGCGAAGGCCGGCGACGATCTGCGCACCATCCTCAATGCGCGCGGCGGCAGCGTCTACGCCTCGCTCACCGCTTCGGGCGCCATGTTCGACATGGTGCGCGCGGTGGCCGAGAACGTGCCGGGCACGAACATGGTCACGACGGTGCTCGAACATCCGTCGGCGTTCGATGCGATGAGTCTCTACGCCGACCGGCTCGGCCGCGAGCTGCGCGTGGCGAAGAGCAACCCGGTGACGGGCGGCGTCGATGTGGAAGAGATCGTTCGCCTCGTCGACAAAAACACGTGCCTCCTCAACGTGATCTACGCCTCGAACATCTCGGGCGCGAAGCTCGACATGGCCGAGATCGTGCGCCGCGCGCGCGCCGTCAAGCCCGACCTCTACATCCTCGTGGACGCGGTGCAGCATGCGCCGCACGGCCCCATCGACCTCGAGAAGACGCCGGTGGACGGCATCAACCTCGCGCCCTACAAGTTCTTCGGTTGCCGCGGCTCGGGGCTCTCGTGGATGTCCGACCGCGCGGCCGTGCTGCCGCACCACAAGCTCGCGGGCAAGAAGCCGGACTACTGGGACCTGGGCAGTTCCGCGCCGTGGCAGTTCGCGGCGCTCACGGAGATCGTCGATTACGTGTGCTGGATCGGCAAGCAGTTCACCGACGCCACCGAGCGCCGCGCGCTGTTCGTCGAAGGCATCGGGCGCATCGAATTGCACGAGCGCGCGCTGCTCGCCGCGCTGCTCGATGGCACCGGCAATGCGACCGGGCTGCGCGAGATGCGGGGCGTCGAGGTGTTCCTCGACCACGAAGACCTGACCAAGCGCGACCTGATCCTGGGCATCGGCTTCGACCGCATCGACTGCACGCAGGCGGTGGTCGAGTACGGCAAGCGCGGCGTCACGGTGTACGAGCGCGTGGCGACGAGCATCTATTCGAAGCGGATGCTCGAATCCTTCGGGCTCGAAGGCACGGTGCGCGTCTCGCCGCTGCACTGCCATTCGATGGCCGATGTGGAGCGGTTTCTCCAGGCCACGCAGGAGATCGCGGCGGCCGTCTGACCTGGCCGGGGGTATCCAAGTCCGCGCCGTAGGGTTGATCGATCGGATCGCCGCTCGCATCGAGGATAATGCGAGCCATTCTCATTTGGTCCGTTCTTTCGATCCCGTCCAAGCCATGGCCCGTAGCGCTGCCTCCGCCGTCCACGTCGTCTCCCGCATCGCGGCCGGGGTGCTGGGCAGCTACGTTTTCTGCTGGGGTTTCATCGCGCTGGGCGTCGGCCTGCTGTACAGCGCAGGCATGCCGTTCCACGATGCCGAGTCGCTCAGCAGCATGCTGGCCTTTCTCGTGTTCCTGGTTGCGTTCCTCTGGGCCTTTGCGGCCGGCAGCCTTGCGCGCGTGTGGTTCGTGCTGCTGGGAGGAGGGCTCGCGATGACGGGGGCCGCCTCCCTGGTGCAGTGGGCGCTGCTCTGACTCTTTTCTTTCCAGGAATCTTCCCGTGAATCAGAACTTCCGGCTGTCCATGGCCTGGCTGCACACCTGGTTCGGCCTGACGCTCGGTTTCGTTCTGATGGTCGTCTTCTTCTTCGGCTCGCTATCGGTGTTCGACCGCGAGATCGACCGCTGGGCGATTCCCGAGACCCGTTTTGAGCCGCAACCGATGCCGTCGTTCGACCGCATGCTGCTGCCCATCTTCCAGGACATCAAGCCCACCGCCGAGAGCATCGATCAGGCGCGCAGCCGAGTGAACGGGCCGATGGCCGAGAGCTTCAGCCCCAAGCAATGGACCGCCTACACCACCCATCGCGATCCGGTGCTGAGCCTGTTCACGAGCTACACGCTGCCCAATGCCAAGGACCCGGAAGACGCCGTATTCGGCAACCGGACCATCGACCCGCGCGTGGGCAAGGCGCTGCCGGACGACCGGCTCAAGCTCGGCAGCGAGTTCTTCTATCCGCTGCACTACAGCCTGCACCTGGACTGGCTGAACCTGGGCACCTGGATCGTCGGCCTCGCGGCGCTCGTGATGCTGGCGGCGCTGGTGAGCGGCGTGGTGATGCACCGCAAGATCTTCCGCGAGCTCTTCACCTTCCGTCCGGCCAAGCACACGCAGCGCAGCGCGCTCGATCTTCACAACCTGACGGGCGTGGTGGCGCTGCCGTTTCACTTCATCTTCGCGCTGTCGGGGCTGGTGGTTTTCGCGGGCGTCTACTTTCCGGTCACGCACACGCAGCTGGAGCCGCTGCACGAACTGCACGAAAAGCTAGACGCGCAAAAGACCGGGCTGCCGCACGACCGCGCCGGCGTCCCCGGCACGCTGGCGTCGGTGGATGCGATGGTGGCCGAGGCCAAGCGGCGCTGGGCCGCACGTGACGC
This region includes:
- a CDS encoding amino acid ABC transporter substrate-binding protein, with translation MDFFKLPSALALGLTLAFTCGAASAQDGGTLQKIKESGTIQIGARDSQIPFSYKLSADSAPIGYTNDICLKIVDAVKAKLGLSKIEVRYTMLNSTNRIPLLQNGTVDLDCATTTNTTQRQAQVDFAPSHFVTNITAAVRKNSGINALSDLNGKNVATVSGSTSIQLLRGARKSGTIEVNEIAGKDTSDGFLLLSTGRADAYVLDDVQLAGMIASATNPGEYKLLKESLRQEPYGIMLRKDDPQFKALVDETVTGLMKSGAIEQLYAKWFMSPVPPKNANLNFPMSDAVRDIYKNPNNKGV
- a CDS encoding aminotransferase class V-fold PLP-dependent enzyme, with product MTTTLENHPRGLAFSEALMREVKSRFLLVDRDHHGHERLYFDNAGGSFRLKAAAERFAQVDAVPDNAERIHATAVELQQIQAKAGDDLRTILNARGGSVYASLTASGAMFDMVRAVAENVPGTNMVTTVLEHPSAFDAMSLYADRLGRELRVAKSNPVTGGVDVEEIVRLVDKNTCLLNVIYASNISGAKLDMAEIVRRARAVKPDLYILVDAVQHAPHGPIDLEKTPVDGINLAPYKFFGCRGSGLSWMSDRAAVLPHHKLAGKKPDYWDLGSSAPWQFAALTEIVDYVCWIGKQFTDATERRALFVEGIGRIELHERALLAALLDGTGNATGLREMRGVEVFLDHEDLTKRDLILGIGFDRIDCTQAVVEYGKRGVTVYERVATSIYSKRMLESFGLEGTVRVSPLHCHSMADVERFLQATQEIAAAV
- a CDS encoding PepSY-associated TM helix domain-containing protein, yielding MNQNFRLSMAWLHTWFGLTLGFVLMVVFFFGSLSVFDREIDRWAIPETRFEPQPMPSFDRMLLPIFQDIKPTAESIDQARSRVNGPMAESFSPKQWTAYTTHRDPVLSLFTSYTLPNAKDPEDAVFGNRTIDPRVGKALPDDRLKLGSEFFYPLHYSLHLDWLNLGTWIVGLAALVMLAALVSGVVMHRKIFRELFTFRPAKHTQRSALDLHNLTGVVALPFHFIFALSGLVVFAGVYFPVTHTQLEPLHELHEKLDAQKTGLPHDRAGVPGTLASVDAMVAEAKRRWAARDAAGEVGMLVVQHVNDANAYVSVYRAGSDRVTLTGEGIHFKGSTGELIREDPPPTVVAGIVDFLTGLHLQHFEHWLLRWLYVLGGLSGCACIATGFIFFVEKRKRQHAKQGVSGARWVDACAVATVTGLLVATFAMLIGNRLLPDSLPLRGSWEKGIFLGAWLLAFAHGIWRTAPTAEGRLSPAWAEQCWAVAVMAVAAVLLNWVTTGDHLLRTIGSGYWPVAGVDLSLIASAALAVVAARMLKRRADAAMVASARFAPDANTSAARA